The nucleotide window GATGATTGAGCACTGTTTGTTTCCGCTTTTTCGAGCGCCAGCAGGGTAATATCGTCCTCAAACTCCTCGCTGCCCCTCCAATGTTCGATTGCCTGTTTGATACCGGCCACCACGTCGCGCAACGGGCAGTCTCGCCACTCTTCTACCAGGGCGATGAGGCGGTCTACCGAAAAACGCTCCCCCTCCTTCCCGGTACATTCCGGAATACCGTCGGAGTAGAAGAAGAGCCGGTCGCCAGGATGGAGGTACAACTCCTCTTCCCGATACTCGACATCGGGGAACAGTCCCACAGGAAACCCTCCTGTTCCCAGCAGCGTGGCGTGAGCCTCCTTGGGCTGGTAGATCGGGCACGGATGGCCGGCTTGAGTCAGGAGCAGTCTGGCGTTGCGGGTTTCGACAATGCCGTAGATCATGGTGAAATACTGTATCGCGTCATCATCGGACTGAAACTGTTGATTCAGGGTGTGAACAGCGTCCGCAGGCGTCGCGATGGTATAGTGAGGGGGGTCCTGAGTGAATTGCATCAAGGGACTTCCCTGGCTGACGGCGGGCGAGAGCAGCTTGCTCAGGGTGACCGACAGCATCGCCGCGGGGATCCCGTGACCGGCTACATCCAAAATGTAAAAGCCTATCTGGTGCTGATTGAGCTGAAAGACATTAAAGATATCGCCCGCAACGAAATGACAGGGAGCAAACATCCACTCAAATCTGAACCCGGGGACGACCAGTGCGTGGCTGGGCAGCAGAGATCGCTGCATCGTGACCGCCGCATCAAGGTCCTCGCGAATCCTGGAGTAGGCCTCCTGAAGCTTCCTGTTCTGCTCCTCCAGATTGTGTTCCAGCGTCACGACCCGTTCACCGGCCCTGATGCGGACCTTCAGCTCTCCGGCGTTGAA belongs to Candidatus Methylomirabilis lanthanidiphila and includes:
- a CDS encoding Response regulator receiver protein, translating into MRILIVDDDVDMRRLLLGILQRWGYDVVPAADGAEAWEVLQSQPISFVITDWTMPNLDGLELCRRIREGRLARYIYIILLTAKHSKGELIKGMEAGADDFLIKPFNAGELKVRIRAGERVVTLEHNLEEQNRKLQEAYSRIREDLDAAVTMQRSLLPSHALVVPGFRFEWMFAPCHFVAGDIFNVFQLNQHQIGFYILDVAGHGIPAAMLSVTLSKLLSPAVSQGSPLMQFTQDPPHYTIATPADAVHTLNQQFQSDDDAIQYFTMIYGIVETRNARLLLTQAGHPCPIYQPKEAHATLLGTGGFPVGLFPDVEYREEELYLHPGDRLFFYSDGIPECTGKEGERFSVDRLIALVEEWRDCPLRDVVAGIKQAIEHWRGSEEFEDDITLLALEKAETNSAQSSASGLQAVS